A region of Microbacterium suwonense DNA encodes the following proteins:
- a CDS encoding mandelate racemase/muconate lactonizing enzyme family protein, translated as MTTIALAGVDLALWDLRARRRSLSLTELLGRRHDRLPVYGSGVNLHYSLDELVAQVRRWVQSGCRAVKIKVGRPDLAEDLDRVAAVREVLGPDRELFVDANQRWDLDAATRAIPALAAHGIGWIEEPLRADDLAGHAELRRRIDVPVALGENLHTVHRFRDFLDAGAVDVVQPNIVRVGGVTPFLRIAELAREREVRLAPHLLPELSAQLAFALPETCWIEDVEQAGFAQLGALRTPTGLRIADGWATGGPAVGLGMSFVDATASTVPGATATPAAPAAGGSR; from the coding sequence GTGACGACCATCGCACTGGCCGGCGTCGACCTGGCGCTGTGGGACCTGCGGGCGCGCCGGCGCAGCCTGTCGCTGACCGAGCTGCTGGGACGTCGGCACGATCGTCTGCCGGTGTACGGCAGCGGCGTGAATCTGCACTACTCACTCGACGAGCTCGTGGCCCAGGTGCGTCGCTGGGTGCAGAGCGGATGCCGTGCGGTGAAGATCAAGGTCGGCAGGCCCGACCTCGCCGAGGACCTGGATCGGGTCGCGGCGGTGCGTGAGGTGCTCGGCCCGGATCGCGAGCTGTTCGTGGACGCCAATCAGCGGTGGGACCTGGATGCCGCGACGCGTGCGATCCCCGCGCTGGCCGCGCACGGCATCGGCTGGATCGAGGAGCCGCTGCGCGCCGACGACCTCGCCGGCCACGCCGAGCTGCGCCGACGCATCGACGTTCCCGTCGCACTGGGCGAGAACCTGCACACCGTGCATCGCTTCCGTGACTTCCTCGACGCCGGAGCCGTGGACGTCGTCCAGCCCAACATCGTGCGCGTCGGCGGGGTGACGCCGTTCCTGCGCATCGCCGAGCTGGCCCGCGAGCGCGAGGTGCGACTGGCCCCGCATCTGCTGCCCGAGCTGTCGGCGCAGCTCGCGTTCGCACTGCCGGAGACCTGCTGGATCGAGGATGTCGAGCAGGCCGGCTTCGCGCAGCTCGGCGCGCTGCGCACTCCGACCGGACTGCGGATCGCCGACGGTTGGGCGACAGGCGGTCCCGCGGTCGGTCTCGGGATGTCGTTCGTCGATGCCACCGCATCCACCGTTCCGGGCGCAACCGCCACGCCCGCCGCACCCGCCGCAGGAGGTTCCCGATGA
- a CDS encoding aldehyde dehydrogenase (NADP(+)), protein MSSPSAEPHPDTTLEEVERVVEAAVMASVAVGRTDDSTRAVWLRAIADRLDAHAEELIEAADAETALGRPRLPGELARTTAQLRLFAGVIEEGSYLEATIDHPDAAATPPIPDLRRVLRPIGPVAVFAASNFPFAFSVAGGDTASALAVGCPVIVKAHPGHPRTSALTSGHVSAALSAAGAPEGAFAMISGFDAGLALVDHPGIRAVAFTGSVPGGRALHDRIAQRDAPIPFYGELGSLNPVVITAGADAQRGAELAAGLAGSFQLGVGQFCTKPGIVFLPPGSAVERALPGLLRSQPRMLTPTIAAGFSSGLQRLSDTPGVRLIGGADDGPAFAVVDAQTLVDRADELTEEVFGPFTLLVHVADDAQLQAALRVLPGSLTATVHHEPQEAVHELVGTLEQLAGRVLFGGWPTGVAVSWAQHHGGPWPSTNTQFTSVGATAVRRFQRPVAYQDAPEQLLPPALREENPLGIPRRVDGVLQLP, encoded by the coding sequence ATGAGCAGTCCGTCCGCCGAGCCGCACCCCGATACGACGCTCGAGGAGGTGGAGCGGGTCGTCGAGGCCGCCGTCATGGCATCCGTCGCCGTCGGCCGCACCGACGACAGCACCCGAGCAGTGTGGCTGCGCGCGATCGCGGATCGGCTCGACGCGCACGCCGAGGAGCTGATCGAGGCCGCCGATGCCGAGACGGCTCTCGGTCGGCCCCGGCTGCCCGGCGAGCTCGCGCGCACCACGGCACAGCTGAGGCTGTTCGCCGGGGTGATCGAGGAGGGCTCGTACCTCGAGGCGACCATCGACCACCCGGATGCCGCCGCCACCCCGCCGATCCCCGACCTGCGGCGCGTGCTGCGCCCGATCGGCCCGGTGGCCGTGTTCGCAGCGTCCAACTTCCCGTTCGCGTTCTCAGTCGCCGGTGGCGATACCGCCTCGGCACTCGCTGTCGGCTGTCCGGTGATCGTCAAGGCACATCCCGGGCATCCGCGAACCTCGGCACTGACCTCCGGACACGTCTCTGCGGCGCTGTCCGCGGCCGGCGCTCCGGAGGGTGCTTTCGCGATGATCAGCGGGTTCGACGCCGGACTCGCGCTCGTCGATCATCCCGGCATCCGTGCCGTCGCCTTCACCGGATCCGTTCCCGGAGGTCGCGCCCTGCATGATCGCATCGCCCAGCGCGATGCGCCGATCCCGTTCTACGGCGAGCTGGGCTCGCTGAACCCGGTCGTGATCACGGCCGGCGCCGACGCGCAGCGCGGTGCCGAACTGGCCGCGGGACTGGCCGGGTCGTTCCAGCTCGGCGTCGGGCAGTTCTGCACCAAGCCGGGAATCGTGTTCCTCCCGCCGGGCTCGGCCGTCGAGCGCGCGCTGCCCGGGCTGCTGCGCTCGCAGCCGCGCATGCTCACCCCGACGATCGCGGCGGGCTTCTCCTCCGGACTGCAGCGCCTGAGCGACACACCGGGGGTGCGGCTGATCGGCGGCGCGGATGACGGCCCCGCCTTCGCCGTGGTCGATGCGCAGACGCTCGTCGATCGCGCGGACGAGCTCACCGAGGAGGTGTTCGGGCCGTTCACGCTGCTGGTGCACGTGGCAGACGATGCGCAGCTGCAGGCCGCTCTGCGCGTGCTGCCGGGCAGCCTGACGGCGACGGTGCATCATGAGCCGCAGGAAGCCGTGCACGAGCTGGTCGGCACGCTGGAGCAGCTGGCCGGTCGAGTGCTGTTCGGCGGCTGGCCGACCGGCGTGGCGGTGAGCTGGGCGCAGCATCACGGCGGGCCCTGGCCGTCGACGAACACCCAGTTCACCTCGGTCGGCGCGACCGCCGTGCGCAGATTCCAGCGCCCGGTCGCCTACCAGGACGCCCCGGAGCAGCTGCTGCCGCCGGCTCTGCGCGAGGAGAACCCGCTCGGCATCCCCCGCCGCGTCGATGGTGTGCTGCAGCTGCCCTGA
- a CDS encoding endo-1,4-beta-xylanase, whose translation MRRRNSFLALLAATAVVAAPLVPLTAAAADPEPVTHADFDDGTLGDWTASGDPTLETVEDPAGGEGLVLRVGDRSETWHTLQSPTGLFTEGETYTLSARVLLPDADGQARFIVKDGYHWVADTTVPAGEWTTVSGDFTADADDSQVYVEVEPATETFYLDDVLITHQSESEPDDGDVAPGGAENPSTTPVALAQGTGDVAALTFDDGPNGATTAKLLDFLKQHDLQAVFCVIGENITAPGGAELLRRMVDEGHTLCNHSTGYADMGAWDADRIRADLTENLRIIREALGDPQAQVPFFRAPNGSWGATPAVAVSLGMQPLAVVNTISDWEETDPAVLTENLRAAMKPGEIVLVHDGGGDREPSLQAVTTVVSERISDGWRFTLPVGAPAPAQQGDLIEADFEDGTLQGWFARAGSGDSTPAVTVVEGGAEGTAHAAEVSGRVHEGDGIQVDVTDRLRAGSTYRVEASVRFAAGEDPGQGLTISMRTVTGDAESYANLVQIADATADGWTRVSGEFTVPGYDTAAELYVEARYNSGNTATFLVDEIRVSVPEPNPVDLALTPIKDTVDFPMGVAIDSREITGAAADLLRHHFDQITPENHMKVEAWYDEDGTFRRHPEATALLDFAQQNDLRLYGHVLVWHSQTPDWFFQDDSGRELTSSPADKQFLRDRLAEHIDDIARSIYDDYGPYGSDTNPIVAWDVVNEVVADQETPDGLRTSRWHDVLGEEFIRLAFEDADKAFNETYAAAGVDRPVKLFINDYNTEQDRKGAQYEALVKRLLADGVPVDGVGHQFHVSINTTIASLEAALDRFSGLGMMQAITELDVTINPATETNRIRQGHFYRDVFNLLRQYQAQAPADEKIFSATVWGLTDDRSWRSEQQPLLFGGDLQAKPAYYGAVDDADGVPALVATANVFGGDVALQDGFADAIEWRNLPENALTHQIGGFQTRWTPDHLTVLVRSAVAPERIEFTYGDQELFWAPDAAGSLDGIQTVVDGEHLIAVHVPHAGVSSGDSVAFDLRVIADGAVAGSWNSPGATGRLTFLEPLSYLDIPELPAPSIDGAVDPVWADAAVARTETLVEGAAAGATAQVRTLWQGNTLYVLYEVTDPALDNSNSDPWNRDSVELFLDLGNTKTGSYGPNDTQIRVTSDGDLSFGTGDSAAQLARVAASATAETETGYVVELAIALVGQSGGQSDVPLGGADTFHGLDFQVNDGRDGSRFAVHTWAEPTGTGYQNTARWGVARLVPADGSDGSDDDGSDGSGDDGSGDDGAGTAQWATLDVGDGRVEQGGSLPVVVTGLQPGQRITATLHSDPVTVTGIPAADADGRIAFTLAVPSDMALGSHTLVIASPGLDPLSAEITVLAPGQLAVTGAMLPWGLALLASVLVVAGMLLSPLRRRRA comes from the coding sequence GTGCGACGTCGAAATTCCTTCCTCGCTCTGCTGGCTGCGACCGCCGTGGTCGCAGCGCCGCTCGTTCCCCTCACCGCAGCAGCGGCCGACCCTGAGCCGGTCACGCATGCCGACTTCGATGACGGCACACTCGGCGACTGGACGGCGAGCGGAGACCCGACCCTTGAGACCGTCGAGGATCCCGCCGGAGGCGAGGGCCTGGTGCTCCGCGTCGGCGATCGCAGCGAGACCTGGCACACGCTGCAGAGCCCCACGGGGCTGTTCACCGAAGGCGAGACCTACACGCTCTCGGCCCGCGTGCTGCTTCCCGACGCCGACGGACAGGCGCGCTTCATCGTGAAGGACGGCTACCACTGGGTCGCCGACACCACGGTGCCGGCCGGGGAGTGGACCACGGTCAGCGGCGACTTCACCGCCGACGCGGACGACTCCCAGGTGTACGTCGAAGTCGAGCCCGCCACCGAGACGTTCTACCTCGACGATGTGCTCATCACCCACCAGTCCGAATCCGAGCCGGATGACGGGGACGTCGCGCCAGGGGGCGCGGAGAACCCCAGCACCACGCCGGTGGCTCTCGCTCAGGGAACCGGCGACGTCGCGGCGCTGACCTTCGACGACGGCCCCAACGGCGCCACGACCGCGAAGCTCCTGGACTTCCTCAAGCAGCACGACCTCCAGGCGGTGTTCTGCGTGATCGGTGAGAACATCACCGCACCAGGCGGAGCGGAGCTGCTGCGTCGCATGGTCGACGAGGGGCACACGCTGTGCAATCACAGCACCGGCTACGCCGACATGGGCGCCTGGGATGCCGATCGCATCCGTGCCGACCTCACCGAGAACCTGCGGATCATCCGCGAAGCGCTGGGCGACCCGCAGGCGCAGGTGCCGTTCTTCCGTGCGCCGAACGGCAGCTGGGGAGCCACGCCCGCCGTCGCCGTGAGCCTTGGCATGCAGCCCCTCGCCGTGGTCAACACGATCAGCGACTGGGAGGAGACCGACCCCGCCGTTCTCACAGAGAACCTGCGAGCGGCCATGAAGCCCGGTGAGATCGTTCTCGTGCACGACGGCGGCGGCGACCGCGAGCCCTCGCTGCAGGCGGTCACGACCGTCGTCTCGGAGCGGATCTCCGACGGTTGGCGCTTCACCCTGCCGGTGGGCGCACCCGCACCCGCTCAGCAGGGCGACCTCATCGAAGCGGACTTCGAGGACGGCACGCTGCAGGGCTGGTTCGCGCGTGCGGGGTCCGGCGACTCCACCCCGGCCGTGACCGTCGTCGAGGGCGGTGCCGAGGGCACTGCTCACGCCGCAGAGGTCTCCGGTCGGGTGCACGAGGGCGACGGCATCCAGGTGGATGTCACCGATCGTCTGCGCGCGGGAAGCACCTATCGTGTCGAGGCGTCCGTGCGGTTCGCCGCCGGTGAGGATCCCGGCCAGGGGCTGACGATCTCGATGCGCACGGTGACCGGCGACGCGGAGTCGTACGCGAACCTGGTCCAGATCGCGGATGCGACGGCCGACGGCTGGACGCGCGTGTCCGGTGAGTTCACCGTGCCCGGCTACGACACCGCCGCCGAGCTGTACGTCGAGGCCCGGTACAACAGCGGCAACACCGCGACGTTCCTCGTCGACGAGATCCGTGTGAGCGTGCCCGAGCCCAACCCGGTGGATCTGGCGCTGACTCCGATCAAGGACACCGTGGACTTCCCGATGGGCGTCGCCATCGACTCCCGGGAGATCACGGGTGCGGCGGCCGACCTGCTGCGTCACCACTTCGACCAGATCACGCCCGAGAACCACATGAAGGTCGAGGCCTGGTACGACGAGGACGGCACATTCCGGCGCCACCCGGAGGCGACGGCCCTGCTGGACTTCGCGCAGCAGAACGACCTGCGCCTGTACGGTCACGTGCTGGTGTGGCACTCGCAGACACCGGACTGGTTCTTCCAGGACGACAGCGGGCGGGAGCTGACCTCGTCGCCGGCGGACAAGCAGTTCCTGCGCGACCGCCTCGCCGAGCACATCGACGACATCGCGCGATCGATCTACGACGACTACGGCCCGTACGGATCGGACACGAACCCCATCGTCGCCTGGGACGTCGTCAACGAGGTCGTGGCTGATCAGGAGACCCCCGACGGTCTGCGCACCAGCCGGTGGCACGACGTGCTCGGCGAGGAGTTCATCCGCCTCGCGTTCGAGGACGCCGACAAGGCCTTCAACGAGACCTACGCTGCGGCGGGCGTCGACCGCCCGGTGAAGCTGTTCATCAACGACTACAACACCGAGCAGGACCGCAAGGGCGCGCAGTACGAGGCGCTCGTCAAGCGGCTCCTCGCCGACGGCGTACCCGTCGACGGTGTCGGCCACCAGTTCCACGTGTCGATCAACACCACGATCGCCTCGCTGGAGGCGGCGCTGGATCGCTTCTCCGGCCTGGGCATGATGCAGGCGATCACCGAGCTGGATGTGACGATCAACCCGGCGACCGAGACCAACCGCATCCGTCAGGGGCACTTCTATCGCGACGTGTTCAACCTGCTGCGGCAGTACCAGGCGCAGGCTCCAGCGGACGAGAAGATCTTCTCCGCAACAGTATGGGGCCTGACCGACGACCGCTCCTGGCGGTCGGAGCAGCAGCCGCTGCTGTTCGGCGGCGACCTGCAGGCCAAGCCCGCCTACTACGGTGCGGTGGACGACGCTGACGGCGTGCCGGCTCTGGTGGCGACGGCGAACGTGTTCGGCGGCGACGTCGCGCTGCAGGACGGATTCGCGGATGCCATCGAATGGCGCAACCTCCCGGAGAACGCCCTGACGCATCAGATCGGAGGGTTCCAGACCCGATGGACCCCCGATCACCTCACGGTGCTCGTGCGCAGCGCGGTGGCGCCCGAGCGGATCGAGTTCACCTACGGTGACCAGGAGCTGTTCTGGGCACCGGATGCCGCTGGATCGCTCGACGGCATTCAGACGGTGGTCGACGGCGAGCACCTCATCGCCGTGCACGTGCCGCATGCAGGCGTCTCATCGGGTGACTCGGTCGCCTTCGATCTGCGCGTGATTGCAGACGGAGCGGTGGCCGGCTCGTGGAACTCGCCGGGGGCCACCGGACGGCTCACCTTCCTGGAACCGCTGTCGTACCTGGACATCCCGGAGCTGCCGGCACCGTCCATCGACGGAGCAGTGGACCCGGTGTGGGCGGACGCCGCCGTGGCACGCACCGAGACCCTGGTCGAAGGTGCTGCGGCAGGAGCCACCGCGCAGGTGCGCACCCTCTGGCAGGGCAACACGCTGTACGTGCTGTACGAGGTCACCGATCCGGCGCTCGACAACAGCAACAGCGACCCGTGGAACCGCGATTCGGTCGAGCTCTTCCTGGACCTCGGCAACACGAAGACCGGCAGCTACGGGCCCAATGACACCCAGATCCGGGTGACGTCGGATGGCGACCTGTCCTTCGGCACCGGCGACTCCGCCGCGCAGCTGGCACGGGTGGCAGCGAGTGCGACAGCCGAGACCGAGACGGGTTACGTCGTCGAGCTCGCGATCGCTCTGGTGGGCCAGTCCGGTGGGCAGAGCGATGTTCCGCTGGGAGGCGCGGACACGTTCCACGGCCTGGACTTCCAGGTCAACGACGGCCGCGACGGCTCGCGCTTCGCCGTGCACACCTGGGCGGAGCCGACCGGCACCGGCTACCAGAACACCGCGCGCTGGGGCGTGGCGCGACTCGTGCCCGCCGATGGATCGGACGGATCGGACGACGACGGCTCGGACGGCTCGGGCGACGACGGATCGGGCGACGACGGGGCGGGCACCGCACAGTGGGCGACCCTGGACGTCGGCGACGGACGGGTCGAGCAGGGCGGCTCGCTGCCGGTCGTGGTCACCGGCCTGCAGCCGGGGCAGCGGATCACGGCGACGCTGCACAGCGATCCGGTCACCGTGACCGGGATTCCCGCCGCGGATGCCGACGGACGCATCGCGTTCACCCTCGCCGTGCCGTCGGATATGGCACTGGGCTCTCACACGCTGGTGATCGCCTCGCCGGGGCTGGATCCGCTCAGCGCCGAGATCACGGTGCTCGCACCGGGCCAGCTGGCCGTCACCGGCGCGATGCTCCCGTGGGGGCTGGCGCTGCTGGCATCCGTGTTGGTCGTCGCCGGGATGCTGCTCTCGCCGCTGCGGCGCCGACGCGCCTGA
- a CDS encoding bifunctional methylenetetrahydrofolate dehydrogenase/methenyltetrahydrofolate cyclohydrolase encodes MTAKILDGKAAAAAIKSELAERVAALRERGVVPGIATVLVGADPASQLYVGMKHRQSEAIGMNSIQRELPADATQAEVEAVIDELNADDTCHGYIVQLPLPKHLDTDAILERIDPAKDADGLHPTNLGRLVLNVNAPIRTPLPCTPRGVIELLLRNDYDLKGKHVVVVGRGVTIGRPMGLLLTRRDINATVTQVHTGTPDMSPYLRQADVIVAGAGVKHLIQASDVKPGAAVLDVGVTRETDPETGKSKVYGDVHPDVAEVAGWLSPNPGGVGPMTVALLMTNVVEAAERL; translated from the coding sequence ATGACCGCGAAGATCCTCGACGGCAAGGCCGCGGCTGCGGCGATCAAGAGTGAGCTCGCCGAGCGGGTCGCGGCGCTGCGCGAGCGCGGTGTGGTGCCCGGCATCGCCACCGTGCTGGTCGGCGCCGACCCCGCGTCTCAGCTGTACGTGGGGATGAAGCATCGCCAGTCCGAGGCGATCGGAATGAACTCGATCCAGCGCGAACTGCCGGCCGATGCCACCCAGGCCGAGGTCGAGGCGGTGATCGACGAGCTCAACGCCGACGACACCTGCCATGGCTACATCGTGCAGCTTCCGCTGCCGAAGCACCTCGACACCGATGCGATCCTGGAGCGCATCGACCCGGCCAAGGACGCCGACGGCCTGCATCCGACCAACCTCGGCCGTCTCGTGCTGAACGTCAACGCGCCGATCCGCACCCCACTGCCCTGCACGCCGCGCGGCGTGATCGAGCTGCTGCTGCGCAACGACTACGACCTGAAGGGGAAGCACGTCGTCGTGGTCGGGCGCGGTGTGACCATCGGCCGGCCGATGGGGCTGCTGCTCACCCGACGCGACATCAACGCGACCGTCACGCAGGTGCACACCGGCACGCCGGACATGAGCCCGTACCTGCGGCAGGCCGATGTGATCGTCGCCGGTGCGGGTGTGAAGCACCTGATCCAGGCATCCGACGTGAAGCCGGGAGCCGCCGTGCTCGACGTGGGTGTCACGCGCGAGACCGACCCGGAGACCGGCAAGTCGAAGGTCTATGGCGATGTGCATCCGGACGTCGCGGAGGTCGCCGGCTGGCTCTCGCCCAACCCCGGCGGCGTCGGCCCGATGACCGTCGCCCTGCTGATGACGAACGTCGTCGAGGCCGCCGAGCGCCTCTGA
- the glyA gene encoding serine hydroxymethyltransferase codes for MTDRYFDAPLAEVDPEIAEVLERELNRQRTYLEMIASENFVPVSVLQSQGSVLTNKYAEGYPGRRYYGGCEEVDVAESLAIERAKSLFGSEFANVQPHSGASANAAVLHAIARPGDTLLGLSLDQGGHLTHGMKINFSGRLYNIVAYGVNPETSTIDMDEVRALAIEHKPKVIIAGWSAYPRQLDFAKFREIADEVGALLWVDMAHFAGLVAAGLHPNPVPHAHVVSSTVHKTIGGPRSGFILTNDADIAKKINSAVFPGQQGGPLMHVIAAKATAFKLAATPEFAERQQRVISGAALIAERLSQQDVKDAGISVRSGGTDVHLVLVDLRNAEIDGKQAEDLLHEIHITVNRNAVPNDPRPPMVTSGLRIGTPALATRGFGDAEFTEVADIIALALLPGADVEALRARVATLAEAFPLYPGLQQ; via the coding sequence ATGACCGACCGTTACTTCGACGCCCCGCTCGCCGAGGTCGACCCCGAGATCGCCGAGGTGCTCGAGCGCGAGCTGAACCGCCAGCGCACGTACCTCGAGATGATCGCATCCGAGAACTTCGTGCCCGTCTCGGTGCTGCAGTCGCAGGGCTCGGTGCTGACCAACAAGTACGCCGAGGGCTACCCCGGCCGCCGCTACTACGGCGGCTGCGAAGAGGTCGACGTGGCCGAGTCGCTGGCCATCGAGCGGGCGAAGAGCCTGTTCGGATCCGAGTTCGCCAACGTGCAGCCGCACTCCGGCGCCAGCGCGAACGCTGCCGTGCTGCATGCCATCGCCCGCCCCGGCGACACGCTCCTGGGCCTCTCGCTCGACCAGGGCGGCCACCTCACGCACGGCATGAAGATCAACTTCTCGGGGCGGCTGTACAACATCGTCGCCTACGGTGTGAACCCCGAGACCTCGACGATCGACATGGACGAGGTGCGCGCACTCGCCATCGAGCACAAGCCGAAGGTGATCATCGCCGGATGGTCGGCGTACCCCCGTCAGCTCGACTTCGCGAAGTTCCGCGAGATCGCCGATGAGGTCGGCGCGCTGCTGTGGGTCGACATGGCGCACTTCGCCGGTCTCGTCGCCGCAGGCCTGCACCCGAACCCGGTGCCGCACGCGCACGTCGTCTCGTCGACCGTGCACAAGACCATCGGCGGCCCGCGCTCGGGCTTCATCCTCACCAACGATGCCGACATCGCCAAGAAGATCAACTCGGCCGTGTTCCCGGGCCAGCAGGGCGGCCCGCTCATGCATGTGATCGCGGCGAAGGCGACCGCGTTCAAGCTCGCCGCAACTCCGGAGTTCGCCGAGCGTCAGCAGCGGGTGATCTCGGGCGCCGCGCTGATCGCCGAGCGGCTCTCGCAGCAGGACGTGAAGGATGCCGGCATCAGCGTCCGTTCGGGCGGCACCGACGTGCACCTGGTTCTCGTCGACCTGCGCAACGCCGAGATCGACGGCAAGCAGGCCGAGGATCTGCTGCACGAGATCCACATCACCGTGAACCGCAACGCCGTTCCGAACGACCCGCGTCCGCCGATGGTGACCTCGGGGCTGCGGATCGGGACCCCGGCGCTGGCCACCCGCGGTTTCGGCGACGCCGAGTTCACCGAGGTCGCCGACATCATCGCGCTGGCGCTGCTGCCGGGAGCCGACGTCGAGGCGCTCCGCGCCCGAGTGGCCACGCTCGCCGAGGCGTTCCCGCTGTACCCCGGCCTGCAGCAGTAG
- a CDS encoding sigma-70 family RNA polymerase sigma factor, with translation MSATRARNIRQEYRDDVNDRSAEESASADSDLVLRTRSGDAEAFGELWRRHYRSGMTVARSITSSIDPDDLVQEAYARIYQAILKGGGPNGSFRAYLFTSIRNTAAAWGRARRETAIDELETVADPSSTDAAADEELDRGLTAQAFRSLPSRWQEVLWYSEIEGMKPAAIGSLLGMSAGAVSQLTFRAREGLREAWIQAHLRSVDDESECRWTIEHLGAYARGNLGVRAQQRADQHLQDCARCMIVAAEAKDVSSRLALVLLPLVLGVSGASAYLATLQGGGTPIVALAAMPSSVVEGAVVAGSGGVAATGSGGTTGSAGSGAAGSAAAGSTASGGATAVSSAGVISGIGALVGAGSAALVVAGVVAAAAVVPGMLTGSPATSQPSASDSEPSSISSEVVPDATMSIDDPKVIEIDEQRTPRVDPDPRADADEASPPQQEADVAAPPADDESEQELEPAPDPGDVTDPGGDDASPGDGEEEPGAEEPGDGEETEEPGDGTETDTEEPGDGTEEPGTGTEEPGTDPGTEEPGTDPAPAPVELSWGTATVILDSNSRTHIYVPVTGTPGSTVQVWLNRQSARSDQITLGPDGTGTADLRPNVVELISNTTVGFRYVTDDVAGEWTTTTLRSLLPPPWGSGTPAPEPPATETSDTTPPETAANEPAESSESGSNLVSTAPPSPASTDADADADAEAPTAEPDAATPDVPAPDESDGTDPASVDTAPAE, from the coding sequence ATGTCCGCCACACGAGCGCGGAACATCCGGCAGGAGTACAGGGACGACGTGAACGACCGCAGTGCCGAGGAATCAGCATCCGCTGACTCCGACCTCGTGCTGCGCACCCGATCGGGTGACGCGGAGGCGTTCGGCGAACTCTGGCGACGTCACTACCGCTCCGGGATGACGGTCGCGCGGTCGATCACCTCATCGATCGACCCCGATGACCTCGTGCAGGAGGCCTACGCGCGCATCTATCAGGCGATCCTCAAGGGCGGTGGGCCCAACGGCTCCTTCCGCGCCTATCTGTTCACCAGCATCCGCAACACCGCCGCGGCCTGGGGCCGCGCGCGCCGCGAGACCGCCATCGACGAGCTCGAGACGGTCGCCGACCCATCGAGCACCGACGCCGCAGCCGACGAGGAGCTCGATCGCGGGCTGACCGCACAGGCCTTCCGCTCGCTGCCCTCCCGCTGGCAGGAGGTGCTGTGGTACTCCGAGATCGAGGGGATGAAGCCGGCGGCGATCGGCTCGCTGCTGGGAATGAGCGCCGGCGCGGTCTCGCAGCTGACCTTCCGCGCCCGCGAAGGTCTGCGCGAAGCATGGATCCAGGCCCACCTGCGCAGCGTGGACGACGAGTCCGAGTGCAGGTGGACGATCGAGCACCTCGGCGCGTATGCGCGCGGCAACCTCGGTGTGCGTGCACAGCAACGCGCTGACCAGCACTTGCAGGATTGCGCTCGCTGCATGATCGTCGCAGCCGAGGCCAAGGACGTCTCCAGCCGGCTCGCACTCGTGCTGCTGCCTCTCGTGCTGGGCGTCAGCGGCGCATCGGCCTACCTGGCGACTCTGCAGGGCGGCGGAACGCCGATCGTCGCGCTTGCCGCCATGCCCTCGAGCGTCGTCGAAGGGGCCGTCGTCGCCGGTTCCGGGGGCGTCGCGGCCACTGGTTCAGGAGGCACGACGGGTTCGGCCGGGTCGGGTGCGGCCGGTTCCGCCGCTGCCGGATCCACGGCATCCGGTGGTGCGACTGCCGTCAGCAGTGCCGGCGTCATCTCCGGCATCGGGGCACTGGTGGGTGCGGGGTCGGCTGCACTCGTCGTCGCCGGCGTCGTCGCGGCCGCAGCCGTCGTTCCAGGGATGCTGACCGGATCGCCGGCGACCTCGCAGCCGAGCGCCTCGGATTCCGAGCCGTCGTCGATCTCCTCCGAGGTGGTTCCGGATGCGACGATGTCGATCGATGATCCCAAGGTGATCGAGATCGACGAGCAGAGGACGCCGAGAGTCGATCCGGATCCGCGCGCAGATGCCGACGAGGCATCGCCCCCACAGCAGGAAGCCGACGTGGCTGCACCTCCCGCCGACGACGAGTCGGAGCAGGAGCTGGAGCCGGCTCCCGACCCCGGCGACGTCACCGATCCGGGTGGGGACGATGCCTCGCCTGGAGACGGTGAGGAGGAACCCGGCGCCGAAGAGCCCGGGGACGGTGAGGAGACGGAGGAACCCGGGGACGGCACCGAGACCGACACGGAAGAGCCCGGCGACGGCACCGAGGAGCCCGGGACTGGCACCGAGGAGCCCGGAACCGACCCCGGGACCGAAGAGCCCGGCACGGATCCCGCACCGGCGCCGGTGGAACTGTCATGGGGCACTGCGACCGTGATTCTGGATTCCAACTCCCGCACGCACATCTACGTTCCCGTGACAGGCACCCCCGGCAGCACCGTGCAGGTGTGGCTGAACAGGCAATCCGCCCGCAGCGATCAGATCACGCTCGGCCCTGATGGCACCGGCACCGCAGACTTGCGGCCGAATGTCGTGGAGCTGATTAGCAACACGACCGTCGGATTCCGCTACGTCACCGACGACGTCGCTGGAGAATGGACGACGACCACGCTGCGATCGCTGCTCCCGCCGCCCTGGGGCTCCGGCACGCCCGCTCCCGAGCCCCCAGCGACTGAGACTTCCGACACGACGCCTCCTGAGACCGCGGCGAACGAACCTGCTGAGTCATCCGAGTCTGGTTCGAACCTGGTGTCGACGGCGCCGCCATCCCCTGCCTCCACCGACGCCGACGCCGACGCCGACGCCGAGGCACCCACAGCCGAGCCCGACGCTGCAACGCCCGACGTGCCGGCGCCCGACGAGTCCGACGGCACGGACCCGGCGTCCGTCGACACAGCACCCGCCGAATAG